A genomic window from Neoarius graeffei isolate fNeoGra1 chromosome 5, fNeoGra1.pri, whole genome shotgun sequence includes:
- the kiaa1143 gene encoding uncharacterized protein KIAA1143 homolog gives MNKKGNVSWVKPSEPSFLRKFKTDIGYKEGPTVETKRQELPQCAEDGGDSDREDELPQVVVLKKGDLTAEEALQLKKEMKDSNKDEPAEGKILFKKPAKRSSDKFEGITASSNRKKQKKSENEEEKKKESGVKVKNSNLLSFGGDEEEED, from the exons ATGAATAAGAAAGGTAACGTGTCGTGGGTGAAACCAAGCGAGCCATCGTTTCTGAGAAAGTTCAAGACCGACATTGGCTATAAAGAAGGACCAACAGTTGAAACAAAG CGACAGGAGCTGCCTCAGTGTGCTGAAGACGGCGGTGACAGTGACCGAGAGGATGAACTGCCTCAGGTGGTGGTGTTAAAGAAGGGGGACCTCACTGCAGAAGAGGCTCTACAGCTCAAGAAAGAGATGAAAGACTCAAACAAAG ATGAACCTGCTGAGGGAAAGATCTTATTTAAGAAGCCGGCAAAACGTTCCTCAGACAAATTTGAAGGCATAACAGCTAGCTCCAAcaggaagaagcagaagaagagcgagaacgaggaggagaagaagaaggaatCTGGAGTGAAGGTGAAGAACAGCAACCTCTTGTCTTTTGGTGGTGATGAGGAGGAAGAAGACTGA